From one Misgurnus anguillicaudatus chromosome 2, ASM2758022v2, whole genome shotgun sequence genomic stretch:
- the LOC129436946 gene encoding uncharacterized protein, with protein MADGRSGVVAALLLYTLILKLFHPVNVSFKQSLNNIDLNNNNNNEHGIFHKQTNMINCFSGYGEYAFTITFLTRRRFYRRKSEGSVYKQQHNNAVIIAICLLLSGDIHQCPGPTIVTDEGSIVDDLIRNSTTTQVCSLFRDYSGFETSLQPYTVCHVPYPSSIGDPVMARLSFDLELARLTGVAPVECLDRSTWRGALSLPLPSKCMSVPEGSDKLSVSTDDWPSLDRRMVEPVEIYPVAKTAPSRVVVGCSDCLHATTSSSGMELNDKLDHVAMTTLSRVAVRSSDCLHATASSSGMELNDKLELGA; from the coding sequence ATGGCGGATGGTCGGTCGGGTGTGGTTGCTGCTCTGCTACTCTACACGCTAATCTTAAAGTTATTCCATCCAGTAAATGTCTCATTTAAACAGTCTCTTAATAACAtcgatttaaataataataataacaacgaACATGGGATTTTTCATAAACAAACCAACATGATTAATTGCTTCTCTGGATACGGAGAGTATGCGTTCACTATCACCTTCTTAACTAGACGTCGGTTTTACCGAAGAAAATCGGAAGGATCAGtgtacaaacaacaacacaacaatgCTGTGATAATAGCaatctgtttacttttgtccgGGGACATTCACCAGTGCCCAGGTCCAACCATCGTAACAGATGAGGGAAGCATTGTTGACGATTTAATACGCAACTCTACCACTACTCAGGTATGTAGTTTATTCAGAGACTACTCAGGTTTTGAAACTAGCCTGCAACCTTACACTGTGTGCCATGTGCCCTACCCGAGCTCCATAGGGGATCCAGTGATGGCCCGGCTGAGTTTTGATCTCGAACTGGCTCGGCTGACGGGTGTTGCACCTGTTGAGTGTCTGGATCGGAGCACATGGAGGGGAGCATTGTCGTTGCCATTGCCATCGAAGTGTATGAGTGTCCCGGAGGGATCCGACAAATTGTCGGTTTCGACTGATGACTGGCCATCGTTGGATCGACGGATGGTGGAGCCGGTGGAGATTTACCCTGTGGCGAAAACGGCACCTTCTCGGGTCGTGGTAGGATGCAGTGACTGCCTGCACGCAACTACAAGTTCAAGCGGTATGGAGTTGAACGATAAACTTGATCATGTGGCGATGACGACACTTTCTCGGGTCGCGGTCAGAAGCAGTGACTGTTTGCACGCAACTGCAAGTTCAAGCGGTATGGAGTTGAACGATAAACTTGAG